From Vibrio splendidus, a single genomic window includes:
- the def gene encoding peptide deformylase has product MSVLQVLTLPDDRLRTVAKPVKEVTPEIQKFVDDMIETMYDEEGIGLAATQVDFHQRIVVIDISETRDEPMVLINPEITDKRGEDGIEEGCLSVPGARALVPRAAEVTVKALDREGNEFTFDADDLLAICVQHELDHLEGKLFVDYLSPLKRKRIQDKLAKIKRFNEKQG; this is encoded by the coding sequence ATGTCTGTATTACAAGTATTAACATTACCAGATGATCGTCTACGTACCGTGGCGAAACCGGTAAAAGAAGTTACCCCAGAGATTCAAAAGTTCGTTGATGACATGATTGAAACCATGTACGACGAAGAAGGTATCGGCCTTGCTGCAACGCAAGTAGATTTCCACCAGCGCATCGTTGTTATCGATATTTCAGAAACACGTGACGAGCCTATGGTTCTGATCAACCCTGAAATTACCGACAAACGTGGCGAAGATGGTATCGAAGAAGGCTGTCTATCTGTACCAGGCGCTCGAGCTCTAGTCCCTCGCGCTGCAGAAGTAACGGTTAAAGCATTAGACCGTGAAGGCAACGAATTCACATTCGACGCTGACGACCTTCTGGCTATCTGTGTTCAGCACGAACTTGACCACCTAGAAGGCAAGTTGTTTGTTGATTACCTATCGCCACTAAAGCGCAAACGTATTCAAGATAAGCTAGCGAAGATTAAACGTTTCAACGAGAAACAAGGTTAA
- a CDS encoding LysM peptidoglycan-binding domain-containing protein, with the protein MRHFFSTLSLICASISFVATAKNNEQPLTVKLGAPETYVVVKGDTLWDISTMYLDSPWLWPRLWQVNPEIENPHLIYPGDKLSLVWINGEPVLSLKPVIKLSPKIRISEKKAVPTVNEGLVLPYLQSDRLVEQQDIQSAQRVLGTSDGKRFLSGEDRLFISGNQQHQKWGIYRAVETYHRQQPQASMTSLRLVATARLKEVDAEFSSLQIETQLQEVLLNDLVLPELGVDQVKLSTTFYPAPSAAGQFANILGSLDGSQYSAKNQVVVINKGSQDNLRQGSMFTLSESGAVVFGKQGEYSYKESAASDKVQLPSTSLGSLMVIRPYEYFSLALITQSSKPVSNDILAVSPLDLALKEEAKGTE; encoded by the coding sequence ATGCGTCATTTTTTTTCCACTTTATCTCTTATTTGTGCCTCGATTTCGTTCGTCGCCACAGCAAAAAATAATGAGCAACCTTTAACCGTTAAGCTGGGTGCACCCGAAACGTATGTGGTGGTTAAGGGTGATACCTTATGGGATATATCTACGATGTACCTCGATAGCCCATGGTTGTGGCCAAGGTTATGGCAGGTAAACCCTGAAATAGAAAACCCTCACCTTATTTACCCTGGAGATAAATTATCTTTGGTTTGGATTAATGGCGAGCCTGTATTGAGCCTCAAACCCGTTATCAAGCTTAGCCCTAAGATTCGCATCTCTGAGAAGAAAGCAGTACCTACCGTGAATGAGGGGCTTGTTCTACCGTATCTACAATCTGACCGCTTGGTTGAGCAGCAAGATATTCAATCGGCTCAACGAGTGTTAGGGACGAGTGATGGAAAGAGATTTTTATCGGGTGAAGACCGGTTGTTTATCTCGGGCAACCAACAACATCAAAAGTGGGGTATCTACCGCGCCGTTGAAACCTACCACCGACAACAACCTCAAGCGAGTATGACCTCTTTGCGTTTAGTCGCCACAGCGCGCTTGAAAGAGGTGGATGCTGAGTTCAGTAGTTTGCAAATAGAGACTCAGCTACAAGAGGTACTGCTCAACGACCTCGTGTTACCAGAACTTGGCGTTGATCAGGTGAAGCTCTCAACCACATTTTATCCAGCGCCTAGTGCTGCGGGGCAGTTTGCTAATATCTTGGGTTCATTAGATGGCAGCCAATACAGTGCAAAGAATCAGGTGGTCGTTATCAATAAAGGCTCACAGGACAATCTTCGTCAAGGCTCGATGTTTACGCTTAGTGAAAGCGGAGCGGTGGTTTTTGGTAAGCAGGGTGAATATAGCTATAAAGAGTCAGCGGCGAGCGATAAGGTGCAGTTGCCAAGTACCTCACTCGGTAGCTTGATGGTCATTCGTCCTTATGAGTATTTTAGCTTGGCCTTGATCACTCAGAGCTCAAAACCGGTTAGTAATGATATTCTGGCGGTATCACCTTTGGATCTGGCTTTGAAGGAAGAAGCTAAGGGCACCGAGTGA